One window of the Triticum dicoccoides isolate Atlit2015 ecotype Zavitan chromosome 3B, WEW_v2.0, whole genome shotgun sequence genome contains the following:
- the LOC119275213 gene encoding probable 2-oxoglutarate-dependent dioxygenase AOP1 isoform X2, which translates to MAASPSSTLVSPPRVDLDGEDTSTLVRGTPEWLRCAGLVRRALEANGCVAVGCRRHVPPELRERMLVAMAELFALPPETKRRTGAADGPYRAYMEKRDSAACHHEAFGVLNAAAGGCEEARAFVARAWPHGNDRFLETLTSTAGEMARLGRVILAMVVDSYGLSHRSDEVVDATDTNFRMLRYHNDTTRASSLDGQPAVGLAAHVDGSYLTVLFQNDVDGFELRTRDGGEWVRVHSPGPESLLVVAGQPLVAWSNGRVHAPVHRVAVGGREDRLSCGVFLLPSKNLVVDAPPELVTVDAPRRFRPFEYSDYLRFKHAGGNGEDVLDRFAGI; encoded by the exons ATGGCTGCCTCGCCATCTTCGACCCTTGTGAGCCCTCCTCGCGTTGACCTCGACGGGGAGGACACGAGCACGCTGGTTCGTGGCACGCCGGAGTGGCTGCGGTGCGCGGGCCTCGTCCGACGCGCGCTTGAGGCTAACGGATGCGTCGCCGTCGGGTGTCGCCGCCACGTACCGCCGGAGCTGCGGGAGCGGATGCTCGTGGCGATGGCGGAGCTGTTCGCGCTCCCGCCCGAGACGAAGCGCCGGACCGGCGCCGCGGACGGCCCGTACAGGGCGTACATGGAGAAGCGGGACTCCGCCGCGTGCCATCACGAGGCGTTCGGGGTTCTCAACGCGGCCGCCGGCGGCTGCGAGGAGGCCCGCGCGTTCGTTGCGCGCGCGTGGCCGCACGGCAACGACCGCTTCCT GGAGACGCTGACTTCGACGGCCGGAGAGATGGCGAGGCTGGGCCGCGTGATCCTCGCTATGGTCGTCGACAGCTACGGCCTCTCGCACCGCTCCGACGAGGTCGTCGACGCCACGGACACCAACTTCCGCATGCTCAGGTACCACAACGACACCACGCGAGCGTCGTCGTTGGACGGGCAGCCGGCCGTCGGCCTCGCCGCCCACGTCGACGGGAGCTATCTGACGGTCCTGTTCCAGAACGACGTGGACGGCTTCGAGCTGAGGACGAGGGACGGCGGAGAGTGGGTGAGGGTGCACTCTCCAGGCCCTGAGTCCCTCCTCGTCGTCGCCGGCCAGCCACTTGTG GCTTGGAGTAACGGGAGGGTGCACGCGCCGGTGCACAGGGTGGCCGTCGGCGGGCGGGAGGACCGGCTGTCCTGCGGCGTGTTCCTGCTTCCAAGCAAGAACCTCGTCGTCGACGCGCCGCCAGAGCTGGTCACCGTGGACGCCCCGCGCCGGTTCAGGCCGTTCGAGTACAGTGACTACCTCAGGTTCAAGCACGCCGGTGGAAACGGCGAGGACGTGCTCGACCGCTTCGCTGGGATTTGA
- the LOC119275213 gene encoding probable inactive 2-oxoglutarate-dependent dioxygenase AOP2 isoform X1, with protein sequence MAASPSSTLVSPPRVDLDGEDTSTLVRGTPEWLRCAGLVRRALEANGCVAVGCRRHVPPELRERMLVAMAELFALPPETKRRTGAADGPYRAYMEKRDSAACHHEAFGVLNAAAGGCEEARAFVARAWPHGNDRFLETLTSTAGEMARLGRVILAMVVDSYGLSHRSDEVVDATDTNFRMLRYHNDTTRASSLDGQPAVGLAAHVDGSYLTVLFQNDVDGFELRTRDGGEWVRVHSPGPESLLVVAGQPLVLGTDLLQAWSNGRVHAPVHRVAVGGREDRLSCGVFLLPSKNLVVDAPPELVTVDAPRRFRPFEYSDYLRFKHAGGNGEDVLDRFAGI encoded by the exons ATGGCTGCCTCGCCATCTTCGACCCTTGTGAGCCCTCCTCGCGTTGACCTCGACGGGGAGGACACGAGCACGCTGGTTCGTGGCACGCCGGAGTGGCTGCGGTGCGCGGGCCTCGTCCGACGCGCGCTTGAGGCTAACGGATGCGTCGCCGTCGGGTGTCGCCGCCACGTACCGCCGGAGCTGCGGGAGCGGATGCTCGTGGCGATGGCGGAGCTGTTCGCGCTCCCGCCCGAGACGAAGCGCCGGACCGGCGCCGCGGACGGCCCGTACAGGGCGTACATGGAGAAGCGGGACTCCGCCGCGTGCCATCACGAGGCGTTCGGGGTTCTCAACGCGGCCGCCGGCGGCTGCGAGGAGGCCCGCGCGTTCGTTGCGCGCGCGTGGCCGCACGGCAACGACCGCTTCCT GGAGACGCTGACTTCGACGGCCGGAGAGATGGCGAGGCTGGGCCGCGTGATCCTCGCTATGGTCGTCGACAGCTACGGCCTCTCGCACCGCTCCGACGAGGTCGTCGACGCCACGGACACCAACTTCCGCATGCTCAGGTACCACAACGACACCACGCGAGCGTCGTCGTTGGACGGGCAGCCGGCCGTCGGCCTCGCCGCCCACGTCGACGGGAGCTATCTGACGGTCCTGTTCCAGAACGACGTGGACGGCTTCGAGCTGAGGACGAGGGACGGCGGAGAGTGGGTGAGGGTGCACTCTCCAGGCCCTGAGTCCCTCCTCGTCGTCGCCGGCCAGCCACTTGTG TTGGGAACTGACTTGCTGCAGGCTTGGAGTAACGGGAGGGTGCACGCGCCGGTGCACAGGGTGGCCGTCGGCGGGCGGGAGGACCGGCTGTCCTGCGGCGTGTTCCTGCTTCCAAGCAAGAACCTCGTCGTCGACGCGCCGCCAGAGCTGGTCACCGTGGACGCCCCGCGCCGGTTCAGGCCGTTCGAGTACAGTGACTACCTCAGGTTCAAGCACGCCGGTGGAAACGGCGAGGACGTGCTCGACCGCTTCGCTGGGATTTGA